CCACCCGACGGGGATAAACACAGGGTCTTCTTTTTTCCAACTTCGATGTGGCAAAAACCGATGTGGATTCGAGCGAAAGGGAAACAATCAACGAagctgctgttttgttttgctttcagtGTCGTCACATATCCAATTCTATAAATGGAGCTGGTGCTAAATTCGAGGTACCACGCCGAAAACTATTACCATCGCACGAAACCGACGACTTTGGCGAAAATTATGGCTGACTTTACCCTTTGGGGCCACTTTCTTAAAACCTGTTGAAAAAGTGGAATTTGGCAATGTTTGCAATCGTCGTCGATTCCAAAAAATTGATGATGACAACGCACTATGGTTGACCACTATGGTCATGTGTAGCTGTCATTCATACGTGTTTGAGACATTTGAAATGACTGTAATTTGCAGCAATGCTCACAAAAATGGATAATGGCGCGGTTCATTCTCCTTTCCTCGCCATCTGCTTACAAATCCCGCCAAAGTTAGTCCGTAGCCCCAAGATTTCACATTTGCGTCCTTCACAAATCGGCATGTCGGTACTTTGTCTTTTGAcgaaataaattgttaaagCCTCTCACGATTCAGAGCAAATGCATTTTACATGCATTGCGCCTATTTccataatgttttaattgtcTGGTTCTAATTCGTACTCATCGATGCATAATCCATTCTAACGTATGGTGATTCTAAACCTTCTATCGCGAGCAGATTTTAATATCAAACTACTAAACAGGTGGAACTAAAAAACCTCAACATATGGTTCGAAATCGAATTCGTACATTTCACATACTTTGATACCGTTTTATGCATTTAGAtctcgagaaaaaaaatcgtccgAAAAATACGAAATCAGTGTAGTTTCCAATTGACCCATAGTGCAATGTGTAGTCGTGTTGGTGCATCGATTTGTTTGACAGATGATTGTGTTGTCAACAATCCTGtcctcaaaacaaaacacgcaacGTTCTTACAAAAAGCcatattcattcatttcgcatttggattacattacCAACCCGCAGCATGTACCACGAGAAGCAGCAGCGAGAATTGTGCGCCCTGCATGCACTGAACAACTTATTTCAAGGTATGAAGAGTGTATTAAGGCAGTTCCTTTCGATGCTTTGTACACCACTGCTATTGCCATGCTTTACAGACAAATCGTCCTTCAGCAAATCACAACTGGACCAAATTTGCCAGAATCTATCTCCAAACGAGTACATCAATCCTCACAGGTATGATAGCTGATacataaatggaaaaaatcgATTCACGCTTCCATATTCTGCAGATCCATCCTTGGACTTGGAAACTACGATGTGAATGTTATCATTGCTGCTTTGCACATGAAAGAGTGTGAAGCCATCTGGTTCGATAAGCGAAAGTAAGTGCGTGCATTGTGAGTGTGTAGTAACACCACCCTAAATTGCCACTACTTTTCCCCAGAGATCCATCACGCATCGATACATCGAAAATAGTTGGGTTTATACTGAACGTTCCGAGTAATTACAAGGTGGGGTTTGTAAAGCTACCGATTCAGCGCAGACATTGGATTGCCATACGGCAAATCAACAAAGAATACTGGAATCTGGACTCCAAACTGGACGCTCCTCAATGTTTAGGAGATGTGAGTATTGTGTCGAATCAGAAAAGCTTTGCCTTACAAACTTTTAATCAATTCCCTGCTGTATGACCATATGTTCCAGGAATCAAGCATGCTACAGTACCTACGAGAGCAACTTCAAAGCAATGATAAAGAATTATTTGTGGTGTGCACAGGCGAGGTGGATAAATCACAACAATGGCTTCTGCCAGACAACGAACAACGGTGAAGGAAATACGGGAAATAGAATTAAATATCGTTAACACATTCGTTTGTTCAATCAATCCGGTGGTATTTAAACAGTAAGAACCTTGTGGGGTTGAAATATCCTATCGACACCTTGGGTAAGTAAGGCCCGGATAATCGAGTGGTAAGAGATTGTTGTAGTCCCCCTCCATAGCGTTTGAAGTCACCCTGGACATATTTCTTGCACTATGTGCTCCAATTCGTCATGGAATGTGACAAAGTAAATTTAAagtggtttgcttaaaattttgtttccgttgctCTAATAGTTAAAAACAGCTTTGTTAatgaaaattgtaataaattaaggaataaattttgaaattgtttaaatgttaGCGAGAAATctgaataacaaaataaatttgtaaccGTGTTAAACTACCATTTCAACGGTAAtgtaaaaacataataatttttaatttctaacCCTTCGATGACCACGCTCAGCCCATAGTGTCAAGTCAAAAATGTGGCAAGGGCAGCTTCAAACCCTGTGGTGCGTCTACAAACA
This Anopheles marshallii chromosome 3, idAnoMarsDA_429_01, whole genome shotgun sequence DNA region includes the following protein-coding sequences:
- the LOC128713045 gene encoding josephin-like protein, which encodes MYHEKQQRELCALHALNNLFQDKSSFSKSQLDQICQNLSPNEYINPHRSILGLGNYDVNVIIAALHMKECEAIWFDKRKDPSRIDTSKIVGFILNVPSNYKVGFVKLPIQRRHWIAIRQINKEYWNLDSKLDAPQCLGDESSMLQYLREQLQSNDKELFVVCTGEVDKSQQWLLPDNEQR